One Picrophilus oshimae DSM 9789 genomic region harbors:
- the purN gene encoding phosphoribosylglycinamide formyltransferase translates to MFNIVVIASGNGSNFQAVIDAIDSGLINARIIKLISDNERANALNRARSSGIETVIINGKDSNFYPILNDILLSINPDLIVLDGFMKIMPDYIVNEFLYKMINIHPSLLPAFGGRGFYGIKVHRSVIRSGARFSGCTIHFVTSDVDNGPIIEQRVVEVNDDDDEYTLSEKIHEEEHRALVSSIALLISGRYRISGKRVLRLY, encoded by the coding sequence ATGTTTAACATTGTTGTTATTGCATCAGGAAACGGTTCAAATTTCCAGGCGGTTATAGATGCCATTGATTCCGGCTTAATAAATGCCAGGATTATAAAATTAATATCTGATAATGAAAGGGCCAATGCATTAAACCGTGCAAGGTCATCTGGCATAGAAACAGTAATAATTAATGGAAAGGACAGTAATTTTTATCCAATTTTAAATGATATATTATTATCAATAAATCCTGATTTAATAGTCCTGGATGGTTTTATGAAGATCATGCCTGATTATATAGTCAATGAATTTTTATATAAAATGATTAATATACATCCATCACTGCTGCCCGCATTTGGGGGCCGTGGATTTTATGGCATTAAGGTTCATAGAAGCGTGATAAGATCCGGTGCAAGATTTTCAGGATGCACAATACATTTTGTAACCAGTGATGTTGATAACGGTCCAATAATAGAGCAAAGGGTGGTCGAGGTAAATGACGATGATGATGAGTATACATTATCAGAGAAGATACATGAAGAGGAGCACAGGGCTCTTGTATCATCCATAGCGCTTTTAATAAGCGGTAGATACAGGATCTCGGGAAAAAGGGTTTTAAGGCTTTATTAA
- a CDS encoding ferritin family protein — protein sequence MPMYESGEDLSGKIRDLSRARQSLIEEMQAIMFYDERADVTKDPELKAVIEHNRDDEKEHFSLLLEYLRRNDPQLDRELKEILFSNKPLKELGD from the coding sequence ATGCCGATGTACGAGTCCGGTGAGGATTTAAGCGGGAAGATAAGGGATCTTTCCAGGGCCAGGCAGTCCCTGATAGAGGAAATGCAGGCAATAATGTTCTATGATGAGCGCGCCGATGTAACAAAAGACCCGGAATTAAAGGCGGTAATAGAGCACAACAGGGACGATGAAAAGGAGCACTTCTCATTGCTTCTTGAATACCTTAGAAGAAATGATCCGCAGCTTGACAGGGAGTTAAAGGAGATACTTTTTAGCAACAAGCCCTTAAAAGAGCTTGGTGACTGA
- a CDS encoding peroxiredoxin → MEGKMPLIGEKFPEMEVVTNLGNIKLPDDFKGKWFVLFSHPGDFTPVCTTEFFSFAKHHDDFEKLNTELIGLSVDSKISHIEWINWIKQNLKIDIKFPIIADPMGHVATKLGMIQAQSATQTVRAVFIVDDRSTIRAILYYPMETGRNISEILRLIKSLQMVDKYKIVTPANWPNNEIIGDNVLNPPPATQNDIEERTKKYKGYAWWLTYQDANKADVDEAKEITGE, encoded by the coding sequence ATGGAAGGAAAGATGCCATTGATTGGTGAAAAGTTCCCTGAAATGGAAGTTGTCACAAATTTGGGTAACATTAAATTACCTGACGACTTCAAGGGGAAGTGGTTTGTTCTATTCAGCCACCCAGGTGATTTTACACCTGTTTGCACAACAGAATTCTTCTCATTTGCAAAGCATCACGATGATTTTGAAAAGTTAAATACAGAGCTAATAGGATTAAGCGTTGATTCAAAGATATCGCATATAGAATGGATTAACTGGATAAAGCAAAACCTTAAAATTGATATAAAGTTCCCAATAATTGCTGATCCCATGGGCCATGTTGCAACAAAGCTTGGCATGATACAGGCACAATCAGCAACACAGACCGTCAGGGCTGTTTTTATCGTTGATGACAGGTCAACAATCAGGGCAATACTTTATTACCCAATGGAAACCGGAAGGAACATATCAGAGATACTTAGATTAATAAAGTCATTGCAGATGGTCGATAAGTATAAAATAGTAACACCGGCAAACTGGCCAAATAATGAGATAATAGGCGATAATGTTCTGAATCCGCCGCCAGCAACACAGAACGATATAGAGGAGAGGACAAAGAAGTACAAGGGCTATGCATGGTGGCTAACATACCAGGATGCAAACAAGGCAGATGTGGATGAGGCAAAGGAGATAACAGGTGAGTAA
- a CDS encoding Lrp/AsnC family transcriptional regulator, which yields MDDLDLKIIREIRNNGKASIREIARRCSVSPGTVRNRIIEMEKEHIIIGFKARLQGKKIGMEEAILGLDVSPEHYFETLESIKNLNFISEVYSTSGDHSAIAIIECNENEMNKCISQILKINGVRNVYPSLVNTVIK from the coding sequence ATGGATGATCTTGATCTTAAAATAATAAGGGAAATACGTAATAATGGCAAGGCGTCGATAAGGGAGATAGCCAGGAGATGCTCTGTAAGCCCTGGAACAGTGAGAAACAGGATAATTGAAATGGAGAAGGAGCACATAATTATAGGGTTTAAGGCAAGGCTTCAGGGGAAGAAGATAGGCATGGAGGAGGCAATACTTGGCCTTGATGTAAGTCCTGAGCATTATTTTGAAACCCTTGAATCAATAAAGAATTTAAATTTTATTTCAGAGGTATACTCAACCTCTGGTGATCACTCTGCAATAGCAATAATAGAATGCAATGAAAATGAAATGAACAAATGCATATCACAGATCTTAAAGATAAATGGTGTCAGGAACGTTTATCCATCACTTGTTAACACTGTAATAAAATAA
- a CDS encoding HU family DNA-binding protein, producing MVGISELSKTVAKKTDTTQKKARDVIREFLAEVVSQADSGQKINLAGFGIFERKTQSPRTARNPQTRAEIKVPAKKKFVFRASSKIKYKQ from the coding sequence ATGGTTGGTATAAGTGAGCTATCCAAAACAGTGGCAAAGAAGACGGACACAACGCAGAAGAAGGCCAGGGATGTTATAAGGGAATTCCTCGCAGAGGTTGTATCACAGGCCGACAGCGGCCAGAAGATAAATCTCGCAGGCTTCGGCATCTTTGAAAGAAAGACGCAGAGCCCAAGAACAGCAAGGAACCCACAGACAAGGGCTGAAATAAAGGTCCCCGCAAAGAAGAAATTTGTTTTCAGGGCATCATCAAAGATAAAATACAAGCAGTAA